The following are encoded together in the Peromyscus leucopus breed LL Stock chromosome 1, UCI_PerLeu_2.1, whole genome shotgun sequence genome:
- the LOC114684466 gene encoding vomeronasal type-1 receptor 4-like, translated as MDFWILAKRIIFLSQTTIGILGNFSLIFYYLVIYYRECMLKPTDLILVHLMTANVMIIISLGVPHTMAAFGLKKFLNNFECRLLLYIQAFSRSVSIGTTCLLSVFQTMIIRPKEFCLKGHKFRSINYICCSISLLWVFSMLIHFISFVYSFIKFNSENMTRILDFGYCNSVGGDEIIELFHVAFVMCPEVFLSMLITWSSSSMIVILYRHKKRVQHIRSSHGYSRTSPESSATQNILVLVSTFLVFYSLSSILRGCITLFHNHSWWLVNITPLISLCFPSFGPFVLMNRCSIVFRLTLIWIRNKNNLIL; from the coding sequence ATGGACTTCTGGATTCTGGCAAAGAGAATTATTTTCTTATCACAAACTACAATAGGGATTCTGGGAAATTTTTCTCTTATCTTCTATTATCTAGTCATTTACTATAGAGAATGCATGTTAAAGCCCACAGATTTGATTCTTGTGCACCTAATGACAGCCAATGTCATGATCATAATCTCTTTAGGAGTGCCCCACACAATGGCAGCTTTTGGGCTGAAGAAGTTCTTAAATAATTTTGAATGCAGGCTCTTACTATACATTCAAGCATTCAGTCGGAGTGTGTCCATTGGCACAACCTGTCTCTTAAGTGTCTTCCAGACCATGATCATCAGACCCAAGGAATTCTGTTTGAAAGGTCATAAATTCAGAAGTATAAATTATATTTGCTGCTCCATTTCCCTCCTCTGGGTCTTCTCCATGTTaatacatttcatttcatttgtgtACTCATTTATCAAATTTAATAGTGAAAACATGACAAGAATACTAGATTTTGGATACTGCAATAGTGTAGGGGGTGATGAAATCATTGAGTTATTTCATGTAGCATTTGTCATGTGCCCTGAAGTCTTCTTGTCTATGTTGATCACCTGGTCGAGCAGCTCCATGATTGTCATTCTGTACAGACACAAGAAGAGGGTTCAACACATCCGCAGCTCTCATGGTTACAGTAGAACCTCACCTGAGTCCAGTGCCACCCAGAATATCCTGGTCTTAGTGTCTACCTTTCTGGTGTTTTATAGTCTCTCCTCAATCTTAAGAGGCTGCATTACTCTATTTCATAATCACAGCTGGTGGCTGGTGAACATCACTCCcctcatttctctgtgttttccatcATTTGGACCCTTTGTTCTTATGAATCGTTGTTCCATTGTCTTCAGGCTTACCTTGATATGGAtcaggaataaaaataatttaatcttGTAA